AGAGACAAAACAAAGTTTTCCCCAGACTATTATGTAAAGTAACACATGAAAGTGTCATCGGTTAACCCACCTTTAACAAGCTCGGACTTGTAGCCACTCCTCATATTCTCCAGGATGCTGGCGTAGAAAGGTTGGGCCAACTCTGCGGGCATCGCTGAATGGAAGTCCGGCTTGTTGCCTTTAAGAATGCACTGCAGGGTGAACTGACTCACACACAGCACCTCAAAATTCCGGTCCATGACACTTTTGCTCCATGCCCGCCCATTCTCGTCCTCAAAAAGCCGCAGATTGAGTATCTTACGTACTCTGCAGGCAAGAAAAAACAAGTTGAGAAAACACTGAGAAATACAGAAACTCTGAGCTGATTAAGAGAATAATTGATTAACCTAGTTTCATAAAACAAAGGCTAAATAAGGTTGTTaatgaaaatagaaataaaaacaacttttttgtaaataaaaaaggttttgtaacccttgttacattgattagttt
The Entelurus aequoreus isolate RoL-2023_Sb linkage group LG18, RoL_Eaeq_v1.1, whole genome shotgun sequence DNA segment above includes these coding regions:
- the LOC133633574 gene encoding D-aminoacyl-tRNA deacylase 1-like isoform X2; the encoded protein is MRYDSRLFFFSTVGQKRRLINTDIISGSSESQSGGDLCLPRLFLSAGGFCEEPAWLRVRKILNLRLFEDENGRAWSKSVMDRNFEVLCVSQFTLQCILKGNKPDFHSAMPAELAQPFYASILENMRSGYKSELVKGLDTGLHVLYTHCNSW
- the LOC133633574 gene encoding D-aminoacyl-tRNA deacylase 1-like isoform X3; translated protein: MTCRVRKILNLRLFEDENGRAWSKSVMDRNFEVLCVSQFTLQCILKGNKPDFHSAMPAELAQPFYASILENMRSGYKSELVKGLDTGLHVLYTHCNSW